The Mycobacteriales bacterium genome includes a window with the following:
- a CDS encoding PHP domain-containing protein, whose translation MPARVIDLHTHSTASDGTTPPAALVAQARAAGLDVLAITDHDTTAGWAAAAEALPEGLALVRGAEISCVREGISLHLLAYLFDPAEPELSRVLRELRESRVGRAERMARMLEADGTGVTWERVQELAGGTVGRPHVAQALIEQGHVGSVSEAFTPEWIGTSGRYWVPKLELDVLEAVRLVVRAGGVPVFAHPAASKRGRTVADHVIAEMVDAGLAGLEVDHVDHDDAARAHLRGLARDLGLLTTGSSDFHGTNKTVALGAHTTDEEQYEQLVAAASGPTGVL comes from the coding sequence GTGCCCGCCCGTGTGATCGACCTGCACACCCACTCGACCGCCTCGGACGGCACCACGCCGCCGGCCGCGCTCGTGGCGCAGGCGCGCGCCGCGGGCCTGGACGTGCTGGCGATCACCGACCACGACACCACCGCCGGCTGGGCGGCCGCGGCCGAGGCGCTGCCGGAGGGCCTGGCCCTGGTCCGCGGCGCCGAGATCTCCTGCGTCCGGGAGGGGATCAGCCTGCACCTGCTGGCGTACCTGTTCGACCCGGCGGAGCCGGAGCTCTCGCGGGTCCTGCGCGAGCTGCGCGAGTCCAGGGTCGGCCGCGCGGAGCGGATGGCCCGGATGCTCGAGGCGGACGGTACCGGCGTGACCTGGGAGCGGGTGCAGGAGCTCGCCGGCGGGACCGTCGGCCGGCCACACGTCGCGCAGGCGCTGATCGAGCAGGGCCATGTGGGCTCGGTCTCGGAGGCCTTCACCCCCGAGTGGATCGGCACGTCCGGGCGCTACTGGGTGCCCAAGCTCGAGCTGGACGTGCTCGAGGCCGTACGCCTGGTGGTCCGCGCCGGCGGCGTGCCGGTCTTCGCGCACCCGGCTGCCAGCAAGCGGGGCCGTACCGTCGCGGACCACGTGATCGCCGAGATGGTGGACGCCGGACTTGCCGGGCTCGAGGTCGACCACGTCGACCACGACGACGCCGCCCGCGCGCACCTGCGCGGCCTGGCCCGCGACCTCGGACTGCTCACCACCGGCAGCAGCGACTTCCACGGCACGAACAAGACGGTCGCACTCGGTGCCCACACCACCGACGAGGAGCAGTACGAGCAGCTGGTCGCCGCCGCCTCCGGCCCCACCGGCGTGCTGTGA
- a CDS encoding AzlD domain-containing protein, which translates to MIWAAVLAASLGCYALKLAGWSLPARWLERERLQRAALLLPAALLAALVTVQTLADGRALSVDERVAGVAVAAVLLLVRAPFLVVILAAAATAASLRAF; encoded by the coding sequence GTGATCTGGGCGGCGGTGCTCGCGGCGAGCCTGGGCTGCTACGCGCTCAAGCTGGCCGGCTGGTCGCTGCCCGCGCGCTGGCTCGAGCGGGAGCGGCTGCAGCGGGCGGCGCTGCTGCTGCCGGCTGCCCTGCTCGCCGCGCTGGTCACCGTGCAGACGCTGGCGGACGGGCGCGCGCTGTCGGTCGACGAGCGCGTCGCCGGCGTCGCGGTGGCCGCTGTGCTGCTGCTGGTCCGGGCGCCGTTCCTCGTGGTGATCCTCGCCGCCGCAGCGACCGCGGCCTCTCTGCGGGCCTTCTGA
- a CDS encoding DUF1003 domain-containing protein yields MSERSPRRVRLDTPLERSGRRPHYDPDAFGRVSEQIARFLGTARFLVYMTAFIVVWIVLNVSPIAFDPYTFTFLTLLLSLQASYAAPLILLAQNRQADRDRISLDEDRATSERLQADVEYLSREVASLRQALGEVATRDFLRTQLREFTDEVVVRTRGGEAGGDGGETDPTGRREREDRERRAERRRRKEEKAGDRGDERPDLGEPFVGEDEGG; encoded by the coding sequence GTGTCTGAGCGCAGCCCGCGTCGGGTCCGCCTCGACACCCCGCTGGAGCGGTCCGGCCGGCGCCCGCACTACGACCCGGACGCCTTCGGCCGGGTGTCCGAGCAGATCGCCCGCTTCCTCGGCACCGCCCGGTTCCTGGTCTACATGACGGCCTTCATCGTCGTCTGGATCGTCCTGAACGTCTCGCCGATCGCCTTCGACCCGTACACCTTCACCTTCCTGACGCTGCTGCTGTCGCTGCAGGCGTCGTACGCCGCGCCGCTGATCCTGCTGGCCCAGAACCGGCAGGCCGACCGGGACCGGATCAGCCTCGACGAGGACCGCGCCACCAGCGAGCGGCTGCAGGCCGACGTGGAGTACCTCAGCCGCGAGGTCGCCAGCCTGCGGCAGGCGCTGGGTGAGGTGGCCACCCGCGACTTCCTGCGCACGCAGTTGCGCGAGTTCACCGACGAGGTCGTCGTACGGACCCGCGGCGGCGAGGCGGGAGGCGACGGCGGAGAGACTGACCCCACGGGTCGGCGCGAGCGGGAGGACCGCGAGCGGCGGGCCGAGCGCCGCCGGCGCAAGGAGGAGAAGGCCGGCGACCGCGGCGACGAGCGGCCGGACCTCGGGGAGCCCTTCGTCGGTGAGGACGAGGGCGGCTGA
- a CDS encoding CoA ester lyase, which translates to MRSPKDFFRPLAVGAPEPLREIPWRPSRMIHFFDPSNPKMVAKVPDLAPKVDVLLGNLEDAVLAANKEAARAGLVDVARSTDMGDTQLWTRVNSLDSPWVLDDLTTLVTEVGNALDVIMVPKVEGPEDIHYVDRLLAQLEVRGKVSRPLQVHAILETAAGVARVEEIAQASPRMQGISLGPADLAADRRMKTTRVGGGHPGYLVRQDPPLKDDGSGDVQGRRSTYQQDLWHYTVARMVDACVQAGIYAYYGPFGDISDVVACEDQFRNAYLLGCVGTWTLHPVQIEIARRVFSPEVADVQWARKVVEQMPEGGAGAVMIDGKMQDDATYKQCQVVLRLAQDLAARDPELKEAYGL; encoded by the coding sequence GTGCGCAGCCCCAAGGACTTCTTCCGCCCCCTCGCCGTCGGCGCCCCCGAGCCGCTCCGCGAGATCCCCTGGCGCCCCTCCCGGATGATCCACTTCTTCGACCCGTCGAACCCCAAGATGGTTGCGAAGGTGCCGGACCTGGCGCCGAAGGTGGACGTGCTGCTCGGCAACCTCGAGGACGCGGTGCTGGCCGCCAACAAGGAGGCCGCCCGCGCCGGCCTGGTCGACGTCGCCCGCAGCACCGACATGGGCGACACGCAGCTGTGGACGCGGGTGAACTCCCTCGACTCCCCCTGGGTGCTGGACGACCTGACGACGCTGGTCACCGAGGTCGGCAACGCGCTCGACGTGATCATGGTGCCGAAGGTCGAGGGGCCGGAGGACATCCACTACGTCGACCGGCTGCTCGCCCAGCTCGAGGTGCGCGGGAAGGTGTCGCGCCCGCTGCAGGTGCACGCGATCCTCGAGACCGCCGCGGGCGTGGCCCGGGTGGAGGAGATCGCGCAGGCCTCCCCGCGCATGCAGGGCATCTCGCTCGGTCCGGCCGACCTGGCTGCCGACCGGCGGATGAAGACCACCCGGGTCGGTGGCGGCCACCCCGGCTACCTCGTCCGGCAGGACCCGCCACTCAAGGACGACGGGTCCGGCGACGTCCAGGGCCGGCGGAGCACCTATCAGCAGGACCTCTGGCACTACACGGTCGCGCGGATGGTCGACGCCTGCGTGCAGGCCGGGATCTACGCCTACTACGGGCCGTTCGGCGACATTTCGGACGTGGTGGCGTGCGAGGACCAGTTCCGCAATGCCTACCTGCTCGGCTGCGTCGGCACCTGGACGCTGCACCCGGTGCAGATCGAGATCGCCAGGCGCGTCTTCTCCCCCGAGGTCGCCGACGTGCAGTGGGCGCGCAAGGTGGTCGAGCAGATGCCCGAGGGCGGCGCCGGCGCGGTGATGATCGACGGCAAGATGCAGGACGACGCGACGTACAAGCAGTGCCAGGTCGTGCTGCGGCTGGCGCAAGACCTCGCCGCCCGCGACCCCGAGCTGAAGGAGGCCTACGGCCTGTGA
- a CDS encoding CBS domain-containing protein, which translates to MSTSTRAFVARVAGLPVFDPNGDQVGRVRDVVVALRIGRDAPRVLGLVVEIQARRRIFVPIGRVNTVDPDAVVLTSGTVSLRRFDKRGGETLVLAELLDRHVTLRTTGEQVTVVDTAMEQMRTGDWLMTRVAVRKGSPGGLRSRRRGEVVQVAWDEVTGFALPEDGQGAANLLAVFEKLRPADLAGVLHDLSGKRRAEIAAALDDERLADVLEEMSEDEQVELLGGLEDERAADVLEAMSPDDAADLLGELPEEEAQRLLELMEPDEAGPVRSLLAYSDDTAGGLMTPEPVILPPNSTVAEALAMIRNADLSPALAAQVYVVRPPYETPTGRYLGTAHFQRMLREPPSSLISAVVDTDIDPLSPDCPLSDVTRHLASYNLVAVPIVDSEQRLLGAVTVDDVLDHVLPQGWRDTRNRVAGGARV; encoded by the coding sequence GTGAGCACCAGCACTCGCGCTTTCGTCGCACGGGTCGCCGGGCTGCCCGTCTTCGACCCCAACGGCGACCAGGTGGGCCGGGTGCGCGACGTCGTGGTGGCGCTGCGGATCGGCCGCGACGCCCCCCGCGTCCTCGGCCTGGTCGTGGAGATCCAGGCCCGCCGGCGGATCTTCGTGCCGATCGGCCGGGTCAACACGGTCGACCCCGACGCGGTCGTGCTCACGAGCGGGACGGTCAGCCTGCGCCGGTTCGACAAGCGGGGCGGCGAGACGCTGGTGCTGGCCGAGCTGCTCGACCGGCACGTCACGCTGCGCACGACCGGCGAGCAGGTGACGGTGGTCGACACGGCCATGGAGCAGATGCGCACCGGGGACTGGCTGATGACCCGCGTCGCGGTGCGCAAGGGCAGCCCCGGCGGGCTGCGCAGCCGCCGGCGCGGCGAGGTGGTGCAGGTGGCCTGGGACGAGGTGACCGGCTTCGCGCTGCCCGAGGACGGCCAGGGCGCCGCCAACCTGCTCGCGGTCTTCGAGAAGCTGCGCCCGGCCGACCTGGCCGGTGTGCTGCACGACCTGTCCGGCAAGCGCCGGGCGGAGATCGCCGCGGCGCTCGACGACGAGCGGCTGGCCGACGTCCTCGAGGAGATGAGCGAGGACGAGCAGGTCGAGCTGCTCGGCGGGCTGGAGGACGAGCGTGCCGCCGACGTCCTGGAGGCGATGTCCCCCGACGACGCCGCCGACCTGCTCGGCGAGCTGCCGGAGGAGGAGGCGCAGCGGCTGCTCGAGCTGATGGAGCCGGACGAGGCCGGGCCGGTCCGCTCCCTGCTGGCCTACAGCGACGACACGGCGGGCGGGCTGATGACCCCGGAGCCGGTGATCCTGCCGCCGAACTCCACCGTGGCCGAGGCGCTGGCGATGATCCGCAACGCCGACCTGTCGCCGGCCCTGGCCGCGCAGGTGTACGTCGTGCGTCCGCCCTATGAGACCCCGACCGGCCGCTACCTCGGCACCGCCCACTTCCAGCGGATGCTGCGCGAGCCGCCGTCGTCGCTGATCAGCGCCGTGGTCGACACCGACATCGACCCGCTGAGCCCGGACTGCCCGCTGTCCGACGTCACCCGGCACCTCGCGTCCTACAACCTGGTGGCGGTGCCGATCGTGGACTCCGAGCAGCGGCTGCTCGGTGCGGTGACCGTGGACGACGTGCTGGACCACGTCCTGCCGCAGGGCTGGCGCGACACGCGGAACCGGGTGGCCGGGGGCGCACGTGTCTGA
- a CDS encoding acyl-CoA dehydrogenase family protein has product MARLAATEGLTDIQQEILSTVKNFVDKEILPHATDLEHKDEFPEAIVDGMREMGLFGLMIDEEYGGLGESLLTYALVVEQIARGWMSVSGVINTHFIVAYMLEQHGTQEQKERLLPRMASGELRAGFSMSEPGCGSDVAALTSRGVRDGEEYVLDGQKMWLTNGARAGLIATLVKTDEGADSVYRNMTTFLLEKEPGFGQTAQGITIPGKIDKMGYKGVETTEMVMEGARVPASSVLGGEAGRGQGFYQMMDGVEVGRVNVAARACGISIRAFELAIAYAQQRVTFGKPIVEHQAIAFKLAEMATKVEAAHLLMVNAARMKDAGLRNDVEAGMAKLLASEYCAEVTQESFRIHGGYGYSKEYEIERLMREAPFLLIGEGTSEIQKTIISRGLLKDYKLQG; this is encoded by the coding sequence ATGGCACGCCTGGCCGCCACCGAGGGTCTCACCGACATCCAGCAGGAGATCCTGTCCACGGTGAAGAACTTCGTGGACAAGGAGATCCTCCCGCACGCGACCGACCTCGAGCACAAGGACGAGTTCCCCGAGGCGATCGTCGACGGCATGAGGGAGATGGGCCTGTTCGGGCTCATGATCGATGAGGAGTACGGCGGGCTCGGCGAGTCGCTGCTGACGTACGCGCTGGTGGTCGAGCAGATCGCCCGCGGCTGGATGAGCGTCTCCGGCGTGATCAACACCCATTTCATCGTGGCGTACATGCTCGAGCAGCACGGCACCCAGGAGCAGAAGGAGCGGCTGCTGCCGCGGATGGCCAGCGGCGAGCTGCGGGCCGGCTTCTCGATGTCGGAGCCCGGCTGCGGCTCGGACGTGGCGGCGCTCACCAGCCGCGGCGTGCGCGACGGCGAGGAGTACGTCCTGGACGGCCAGAAGATGTGGCTCACCAACGGCGCCCGCGCGGGGCTGATCGCGACACTGGTCAAGACCGACGAGGGCGCCGACTCGGTCTACCGGAACATGACGACGTTCCTGCTGGAGAAGGAGCCCGGCTTCGGGCAGACCGCCCAGGGCATCACCATCCCCGGCAAGATCGACAAGATGGGCTACAAGGGCGTCGAGACGACCGAGATGGTGATGGAGGGCGCGCGCGTCCCCGCGTCGTCCGTCCTCGGCGGCGAGGCCGGTCGCGGCCAGGGCTTCTACCAGATGATGGACGGTGTCGAGGTCGGCCGGGTGAACGTCGCCGCCCGCGCCTGCGGCATCTCGATCCGGGCCTTCGAGCTGGCCATCGCCTACGCCCAGCAGCGGGTCACCTTCGGCAAGCCGATCGTGGAGCACCAGGCGATCGCCTTCAAGCTGGCCGAGATGGCGACCAAGGTGGAGGCCGCGCACCTGCTGATGGTCAACGCTGCCCGGATGAAGGACGCCGGCCTGCGCAACGACGTCGAGGCCGGCATGGCCAAGCTGCTGGCCAGCGAGTACTGCGCCGAGGTCACCCAGGAGTCGTTCCGCATCCACGGCGGTTACGGCTACTCCAAGGAGTACGAGATCGAGCGGCTCATGCGCGAGGCGCCGTTCCTGCTCATCGGCGAGGGCACGTCGGAGATCCAGAAGACGATCATCAGCCGCGGGCTGCTCAAGGACTACAAGCTGCAGGGCTGA
- a CDS encoding glucose 1-dehydrogenase, whose protein sequence is MPVLDRFRLDDKVVVVTGASSGLGVAFAQAFAEAGADVVLGARRVDRLPETGTLVEAVGRRYAYEQTDVTDPEQCTRLVQKAVEKFGRVDVLVNNAGLGWAKPASRETPAEFLRVLDVNLNGAYWCAQAFGRAATNGGSIINISSVLGLRPGLLPQAAYAASKAGLLGLTRDLASQWTGRKGIRVNALAPGFFPTEMTDEMDPREAEMVQLVTPAGRLGDPAELASVAVFLASDAASYVTGITLPVDGGLTMP, encoded by the coding sequence ATGCCCGTCCTCGACCGCTTCCGCCTCGACGACAAGGTCGTCGTGGTCACCGGCGCCTCCTCCGGCCTGGGCGTGGCCTTCGCGCAGGCCTTCGCCGAGGCGGGCGCCGACGTCGTGCTCGGCGCGCGCCGGGTGGACCGGCTGCCGGAGACCGGCACGCTGGTCGAGGCCGTGGGCCGCCGCTACGCCTACGAGCAGACCGACGTCACCGACCCCGAGCAGTGCACCCGGCTGGTGCAGAAGGCGGTCGAAAAGTTCGGCCGGGTCGACGTACTGGTCAACAATGCCGGGCTCGGCTGGGCCAAGCCGGCCAGCCGCGAGACGCCCGCGGAGTTCCTGCGGGTGCTCGACGTCAACCTCAACGGCGCCTACTGGTGCGCGCAGGCCTTCGGCCGGGCGGCCACGAACGGCGGCTCGATCATCAACATCTCGTCGGTGCTCGGGCTCCGGCCCGGTCTCCTGCCGCAGGCCGCTTACGCCGCCTCCAAGGCCGGCCTCCTCGGCCTCACCCGGGACCTGGCCAGCCAGTGGACCGGCCGCAAGGGGATCCGGGTCAACGCGCTCGCCCCGGGCTTCTTCCCCACCGAGATGACCGACGAGATGGACCCGCGGGAGGCCGAGATGGTTCAGCTGGTCACGCCCGCCGGCCGCCTCGGCGACCCCGCGGAGCTGGCCAGCGTCGCGGTCTTCCTGGCCAGCGACGCCGCGTCGTACGTCACCGGGATCACGCTGCCGGTCGATGGCGGCCTGACGATGCCGTAG
- a CDS encoding MarC family protein gives MSGVFDATLFGAVFVTLFVIMDPLGSIPLFLGLTGGRTNRTRARLAGQAVLVSLFVITLFAIIGQQILHFLGIGIPALQGAGGLLLLIVALELLTDRADAPTEVRDVNIALVPLGTPLLAGPGAIVATIVFVQQSEGVADVTAIAAGILAIHLAVYLSLRFSVGITRIIRESGIVLLTRIAGLLLSAIAVQLLADSVRGFLAQG, from the coding sequence GTGAGCGGCGTCTTCGACGCGACGCTGTTCGGCGCGGTCTTCGTGACACTGTTCGTGATCATGGACCCGCTCGGGTCGATCCCGCTGTTCCTCGGCCTGACCGGCGGGCGGACGAACCGGACCCGCGCCAGGCTGGCGGGCCAGGCGGTGCTGGTCTCGCTGTTCGTCATCACCCTGTTCGCGATCATCGGGCAGCAGATCCTGCATTTCCTGGGGATCGGCATCCCGGCGCTGCAGGGTGCCGGCGGGCTGCTGCTGCTGATCGTGGCGCTGGAGCTGCTCACCGACCGGGCCGACGCACCCACCGAGGTGCGTGACGTCAACATCGCGCTGGTGCCGCTGGGGACCCCGCTGCTCGCCGGGCCCGGCGCCATCGTGGCCACCATCGTGTTCGTGCAGCAGTCCGAGGGGGTCGCCGACGTCACGGCCATCGCCGCCGGGATCCTGGCGATCCACCTGGCGGTCTACCTGTCGCTGCGCTTCAGCGTCGGGATCACCCGGATCATCCGGGAGAGCGGCATCGTGCTGCTGACCCGCATCGCCGGGCTGCTGCTGTCGGCCATCGCGGTGCAGCTGCTGGCCGACTCCGTGCGTGGTTTCCTGGCGCAGGGGTGA
- a CDS encoding suppressor of fused domain protein, with product MALDPDAVLLQVEAHLLSVLGQDSGRAGVSFLGAERIDVLRFGPDPDGLVRYCTLGMSRAPMGDPGASVVLEDGPRAELLLSVADLQDSVLRRLAVLAASPSVEGVVLVPGAGLDLGEPLWDAGRFTAVLVGEPGGLVPDLELEGHEPVRFLPLLPMTPNEAAWKRVHGAQALEQRWLECGTDLRDPRRAEADLRAP from the coding sequence GTGGCCCTGGACCCGGACGCCGTGCTGCTGCAGGTGGAGGCGCACCTGCTGTCGGTGCTCGGCCAGGACAGCGGCCGGGCGGGGGTGTCCTTCCTCGGCGCCGAGCGGATCGACGTGCTCCGCTTCGGGCCCGACCCGGATGGCCTGGTCCGCTACTGCACGCTCGGCATGAGCCGCGCACCGATGGGCGATCCGGGCGCGTCGGTGGTACTCGAGGACGGCCCGCGGGCCGAGCTGCTGCTCAGCGTGGCCGACCTGCAGGACAGCGTGCTGCGGCGGCTGGCCGTGCTCGCGGCGAGCCCGAGCGTCGAGGGCGTCGTGCTCGTCCCCGGCGCCGGCCTCGACCTGGGCGAGCCGCTCTGGGACGCCGGCCGCTTCACCGCGGTGCTCGTCGGGGAGCCCGGCGGGCTGGTGCCTGACCTCGAGCTCGAGGGACACGAGCCGGTCCGCTTCCTGCCGCTGCTGCCCATGACGCCGAACGAGGCAGCCTGGAAGCGGGTGCACGGGGCGCAGGCACTCGAGCAGCGCTGGCTCGAGTGCGGCACCGACCTGCGCGACCCGCGACGCGCGGAGGCGGACCTGCGCGCGCCCTGA
- a CDS encoding DUF6758 family protein — translation MTPSTCPRCAAPLRAPGLMSSSWECARHGVVQPLRCWPKATGEMIAQAASRATVPLWSPLPLLAGWTVAGLALAGDERGGARATALALAGPCPVGGPADLLLVAEEPGIGLGARYAGVAGIDPGDVVLQGPPEAKVEAAGHPTALWRCDSAPDRVAFVGEALGVWLYAVLWPPAAELVLLEHVVLHDLRAERAAALELPVGAPTARLGT, via the coding sequence ATGACCCCCTCGACCTGCCCGCGCTGCGCTGCGCCGCTGCGCGCACCTGGCCTGATGTCCAGCTCCTGGGAGTGCGCCCGGCACGGCGTGGTGCAGCCGCTGCGCTGCTGGCCGAAGGCCACCGGCGAGATGATCGCGCAGGCCGCTTCCCGCGCGACCGTGCCGTTGTGGTCGCCGCTGCCGCTCCTCGCCGGCTGGACGGTCGCCGGGCTGGCCCTGGCCGGCGACGAGCGCGGCGGCGCCCGGGCCACCGCCCTCGCGCTGGCCGGACCCTGTCCGGTCGGAGGGCCGGCCGACCTGCTGCTCGTCGCGGAGGAGCCCGGCATCGGGCTCGGGGCGCGCTACGCGGGGGTGGCCGGCATCGACCCGGGCGACGTCGTCCTGCAGGGCCCGCCGGAGGCCAAGGTCGAGGCCGCCGGGCACCCCACCGCCCTCTGGCGCTGTGACAGCGCGCCGGACCGGGTCGCCTTTGTCGGCGAGGCGCTGGGCGTCTGGCTCTATGCCGTGCTGTGGCCGCCGGCCGCCGAGCTGGTCCTGCTCGAGCACGTCGTGCTGCACGACCTGCGGGCCGAGCGCGCCGCCGCGCTGGAGCTCCCGGTGGGGGCACCGACCGCCCGGCTGGGGACGTGA
- a CDS encoding MarR family transcriptional regulator, which yields MSVQEELTGTELTGMELAAWRMFLRAHATVTRRLEAELVAEHELPLASYDVLVQLSEAPERQLRMTELADRVLLSRSGLTRLADRLERDGLIRRQACPSDARGTLAVLTDDGLAKLRQAWPTHRRGVAEHVTGRLTGDEVAQLARLLGKLVGDGPLPEDACDGKR from the coding sequence ATGAGCGTGCAGGAGGAGCTGACCGGCACGGAGCTGACCGGCATGGAGCTGGCCGCCTGGCGGATGTTCCTGCGCGCGCACGCCACCGTCACGCGCCGGCTGGAGGCCGAGCTGGTGGCCGAGCACGAGCTGCCGCTGGCGTCCTACGACGTGCTGGTGCAGCTCTCCGAGGCCCCCGAGCGGCAGCTGCGGATGACCGAGCTGGCCGACCGGGTGCTGCTGTCGCGTTCCGGACTGACCCGGCTGGCCGACCGGCTCGAGCGCGACGGCCTGATCCGCCGGCAGGCCTGCCCGAGCGACGCCCGCGGCACCCTCGCCGTCCTCACCGACGACGGCCTGGCGAAGCTGCGGCAGGCCTGGCCGACGCATCGCCGCGGCGTCGCCGAGCACGTCACCGGCCGGCTCACCGGGGACGAGGTCGCCCAGCTGGCCCGCCTGCTGGGCAAGCTGGTCGGCGACGGCCCGCTGCCCGAGGACGCCTGCGACGGCAAGCGCTGA
- a CDS encoding AzlC family ABC transporter permease, whose product MRDAYGLGAAVGLYGASFGAAAVTAGLSVPQACVLSLLMFTGASQFALVGVLGAGGTAVSAVAGALLLGARNTLYAVRMSSLLPERGPRRLVTAQLTIDESTAMAVAAPPALAGTAFWATGTTLYLLWNLMTLLGALGAARLGDPRALGLDALVPAAFLALLWPQLRDRSRIAVALAGALVALVAVPLTPPGVPVLLAGAVVLPLLVRR is encoded by the coding sequence TTGCGCGACGCGTACGGCCTCGGCGCGGCCGTCGGGCTCTACGGCGCGTCCTTCGGCGCCGCCGCCGTGACCGCCGGGCTGTCGGTCCCGCAGGCGTGCGTGCTGTCGCTGCTGATGTTCACCGGGGCATCGCAGTTCGCGCTTGTGGGCGTGCTCGGCGCGGGCGGCACGGCGGTGTCGGCCGTGGCCGGTGCGCTGCTGCTCGGCGCCCGCAACACCCTCTATGCGGTACGGATGTCCTCGCTGCTCCCGGAGCGCGGGCCGCGCCGGCTGGTCACCGCGCAGCTCACCATCGACGAGTCGACCGCGATGGCCGTCGCGGCGCCGCCCGCGCTCGCCGGTACGGCGTTCTGGGCGACGGGCACGACCCTCTACCTGCTCTGGAACCTCATGACGCTGCTCGGCGCGCTCGGCGCCGCGCGGCTGGGCGACCCGCGCGCGCTCGGGCTCGACGCGCTGGTGCCGGCGGCCTTCCTCGCGCTGCTCTGGCCGCAGCTGCGCGACCGGAGCCGCATCGCGGTCGCGCTCGCGGGCGCCCTCGTGGCGCTGGTGGCGGTGCCGCTGACACCGCCCGGTGTGCCGGTGCTGCTGGCCGGCGCCGTCGTCCTGCCGCTGCTGGTCCGCCGGTGA
- a CDS encoding MaoC family dehydratase, which produces MQFGRYYEEFEVGAIYKHWPGKTVTEYDDHLFCLLTMNHHPLHLDAHYAATTQQGRNVVVGNYVYSLLLGMSVPDVSGRAIANLEVESLKHVFPTFHGDTIYGQTEVLDKTESKSKDDRGVVHVETKGYNQDGVLVCIFRRKVMVPKRVYAESTGGEFPGRPELRE; this is translated from the coding sequence GTGCAGTTCGGCCGGTACTACGAGGAGTTCGAGGTCGGCGCGATCTACAAGCACTGGCCCGGCAAGACCGTCACCGAGTACGACGACCACCTGTTCTGCCTGCTCACGATGAACCACCACCCGCTGCACCTGGACGCCCACTACGCGGCCACCACGCAGCAGGGCAGGAACGTCGTGGTCGGCAACTACGTCTACTCGCTGCTGCTCGGCATGTCCGTGCCCGACGTCTCCGGACGCGCGATCGCCAACCTCGAGGTCGAGTCGCTCAAGCACGTCTTCCCGACCTTCCACGGCGACACCATCTACGGGCAGACCGAGGTGCTGGACAAGACCGAGAGCAAGAGCAAGGACGACCGCGGCGTCGTCCACGTCGAGACCAAGGGCTACAACCAGGACGGCGTGCTGGTCTGCATCTTCCGCCGCAAGGTGATGGTGCCCAAGCGGGTCTACGCCGAGAGCACCGGCGGTGAGTTCCCCGGACGCCCCGAGCTGCGGGAGTAG
- a CDS encoding CoA ester lyase gives MSAAAPTVLRSVLYMPSSNARALEKAKTLPADAIIFDLEDAVAPDAKETAREQACAAVRSGEYGGRTLTIRCNGLDTPWGAADLAAAAAAGPAAVVVPKVSGPDHLAQVAAVVGPGTRIWAMVETPAAIFAVREIAAHPSVDVLVMGTNDLAKELRAALVPGRAPLLPHLATALLAAREAGVLALDGVYNDVQDLAGFEAECVQGAQLGFDGKTLVHPTQVDVANRVWAPSDSEIAHARQVIEAFEAAGREGKGVVTVDGRMIENLHVDNAHRVLATAQALAAPA, from the coding sequence GTGAGTGCTGCCGCCCCGACCGTGCTGCGATCCGTCCTCTACATGCCGTCCTCCAACGCCCGGGCGCTGGAGAAGGCCAAGACGCTGCCGGCCGACGCGATCATCTTCGACCTCGAGGACGCCGTCGCGCCCGACGCCAAGGAGACCGCGCGCGAGCAGGCCTGTGCCGCCGTCCGGAGCGGGGAGTACGGCGGGCGCACCCTCACGATCCGCTGCAACGGGCTCGACACCCCCTGGGGGGCAGCGGATCTCGCCGCCGCCGCTGCCGCCGGACCCGCCGCGGTGGTCGTCCCGAAGGTCAGCGGCCCGGACCACCTGGCGCAGGTCGCGGCGGTCGTCGGCCCGGGCACCCGGATCTGGGCCATGGTGGAGACCCCCGCGGCGATCTTCGCGGTGCGCGAGATCGCGGCCCACCCGTCGGTCGACGTCCTGGTGATGGGCACCAACGACCTGGCCAAGGAACTGCGCGCCGCGCTCGTCCCCGGCCGCGCACCGCTGCTGCCGCACCTGGCCACGGCACTGCTCGCCGCGCGCGAGGCCGGCGTACTCGCCCTGGACGGCGTCTACAACGACGTGCAGGACCTCGCCGGCTTCGAGGCGGAGTGCGTGCAGGGTGCGCAGCTGGGCTTCGACGGCAAGACCCTGGTGCACCCGACGCAGGTCGACGTCGCCAACCGGGTGTGGGCCCCGAGTGACAGCGAGATCGCGCACGCCCGGCAGGTGATCGAGGCCTTCGAGGCGGCTGGACGCGAGGGCAAGGGGGTCGTCACCGTCGACGGCCGCATGATCGAGAACCTGCACGTCGACAACGCCCACCGGGTGCTCGCGACCGCGCAGGCCCTCGCCGCCCCGGCGTGA